From the genome of bacterium:
AACTTTTTTTGGCACGGCAACCCTCGGTTAGATTTTTACAAAATGTTTTCCGGATAATTGTTTAACGGCGCCCATCAGCTCGAGGTTGAGAAGATAAGATAACGTCTCGCCAATACTTAAATTAGCCGTTTTTGATATTTGATCAATATGACGCGGGTCATTTGCTACGCAGTCGTAGACGGATTGTTCATGATGATTAAGCTGTAGAATTTTTTCCTTTTTCACGGGATGGGTAAGCGGCATCAGCTTGTGTTCGAGTTCGACGAGTATATCATCCACGGATTCGACTAATTTAGCTCCGTTCTTAATAAGCCGGTTTGGACCTTGGGATTGCTTGACATTCACATTCCCTGGAATTGCGAATACTTCACGGTTTTGTTCCGTTGCGTACTCGGCTGTGATCAGTGCTCCGCTTTTTTCGCCTGCCTCCACGATCAGCGTTCCGAGAGAAATACCGCTGATGATACGGTTGCGTCCTGGAAAATTAACGGCATCAGGCGAGGTGCGCATCGGATAATCCGATATCAATGCGCCGTGTTCGGTAACATCCATCGCGAGCTTGAAATTTTCCGATGGATAGATCCGGTCAACGCCCGAACCCAGTACGGCTAATGTTCTGCCGCCATTTTTTATTGCAGTGATGTGCGCAATCGTATCTATCCCGCGGGCAAGCCCGCTTACCACCGTAATACCGCGGACGGCAAGTTCCTGCGCAAGCGATTCAGTGATCCATTTTCCGTACGATGTGCATTCACGCGTCCCGACGATGGCTACCGAATAGCGATCGGTATCAGATAACGTGCCGCGAACAAATAAGAAAGCCGGCGGATCAAATATGTTTTTGAGATTTTCCGGATAAACATCATCCCAAAACGTAACGATA
Proteins encoded in this window:
- the dprA gene encoding DNA-protecting protein DprA, whose translation is MTSDNFYHLLLLSSIPGIGHAKIRTLVNKFGSAENVLRAPLHQLIATDGFDQKTAEKILSPSQRDPRFVDDQIKLLDQYHVNIVTFWDDVYPENLKNIFDPPAFLFVRGTLSDTDRYSVAIVGTRECTSYGKWITESLAQELAVRGITVVSGLARGIDTIAHITAIKNGGRTLAVLGSGVDRIYPSENFKLAMDVTEHGALISDYPMRTSPDAVNFPGRNRIISGISLGTLIVEAGEKSGALITAEYATEQNREVFAIPGNVNVKQSQGPNRLIKNGAKLVESVDDILVELEHKLMPLTHPVKKEKILQLNHHEQSVYDCVANDPRHIDQISKTANLSIGETLSYLLNLELMGAVKQLSGKHFVKI